One genomic segment of Lampris incognitus isolate fLamInc1 chromosome 2, fLamInc1.hap2, whole genome shotgun sequence includes these proteins:
- the synpra gene encoding synaptoporin, with the protein SCVQLASVGTFQVLKLPLGFIRVLEWLFAIFAFATCGGYTGQLRVSVDCMEKASSNLSIGIDFAYPFRLHQVSFEAPLCEGMRREHLFLIGDYSSSAEFFVTIAVFAFLYSLMATVVYIFFQNKYRENNRGPLIDFIVTVVFSFMWLVSSSAWAKALSDVKVATDPDEVQLLISACKVQTNKCGSLLGPRWSGLNTSVVFGFLNFVLWAGNIWFVFKETGWHKGAAKYPGGAPEKQAGTFNQQPYNQGSFDQPGGFSAHGDLSQPSEYGQVGGSMSYSNQM; encoded by the exons CTCTTTGCCATCTTTGCATTTGCAACATGTGGGGGCTACACTGGGCAGCTGCGGGTTAGTGTTGACTGTATGGAGAAGGCCAGCAGCAACCTCAGCATTGGGATTGACTTCGCCTATCCATTTAG GTTGCACCAGGTTTCTTTTGAGGCACCCCTGTGTGAGGGGATGAGGAGGGAGCACCTTTTCCTCATTGGGGACTACTCTTCTTCTGCAGAATTTTTTGTTACCATTGCCGTCTTTGCCTTCCTCTACTCCCTCATGGCCACTGTTGTCTACATCTTCTTTCAGAACAAATACCGTGAGAACAACCGGGGACCCCTCATT GACTTTATTGTGACAGTAGTGTTCTCCTTCATGTGGCTGGTCAGCTCCTCTGCTTGGGCCAAAGCTCTGTCCGACGTCAAGGTAGCCACCGATCCAGATGAGGTCCAGCTTCTCATCTCTGCCTGCAAAGTCCAGACGAACAAGTGTGGCTCTTTACTTGGACCACGCTGGTCCGGACTTAACACCTCTGTG GTCTTTGGGTTTCTAAACtttgtgctgtgggctgggaacaTCTGGTTTGTCTTCAAGGAGACTGGTTGGCACAAGGGTGCTGCCAAGTACCCAGGCGGAGCACCTGAGAAACAGGCTGGCACTTTCAACCAGCAGCCCTACAATCAAGGAAGTTTTGACCAACCAGGAGGCTTCAGCGCCCATGGAGACCTCAGCCAACCATCTGAGTATGGCCAGGTGGGCGGGTCCATGTCCTATTCCAATCAAATGTAG